Part of the Vigna angularis cultivar LongXiaoDou No.4 chromosome 1, ASM1680809v1, whole genome shotgun sequence genome, CTACATCCACCCCATCTATCTAGAATAAATACAGATTTTGTGAATGGGTAGCCCTTGCAATGGCACCTCACACCGTGCAAAGTCCTAGTTTTTTGCCCCATGTTCATCTCCTACTTCGACCCAATATTGTGCTGTGTCTAGCATGGGGAAAACCCGAAGCTGTCACTGTTTCTTAAGCAATGAGATTACAAGATGATCAACAGTCAACTAGAACCATGACCTCGTGACGTTGAATCGCACCCAACAGTTACCGGAGTTCTTTGAGGTGACTCCAACAGCACCTTTTAGGTCCAATTAAACTAGTTTGCCTTCCCATTCAATGATTTTGTTCTTCTCTCCATGCCACTTAAATGTAATCTAATTTAATGCACTGTAAGTCTATCATCCATTCAATCTTCACGTGCCATATTTTTTCATCACTAATAAGGCCATTCACGGAAGTCACGAGGTTCTACCTTCAACAACTCCTCAAGTGACTAAATCCCTTATTCGCCTCTTCATCTATAACACTGTTTACAATTGCTCCCTCCATGCCTCTCTATCTTTCCTCACGTACACCTTAATGAGTGCTCTACTATCAAAAGTCATTAGGGCAAGAATATGTCCAGCAACAATCAAGCATCACTGGAGTTACTCTATGGCAGAGGGAAGCCATGTAAAATTGCCTTGGACCCCCGTTCATTGGCATAAACTACGTGGATTAATGTGTTTCTCCCAAAACATAAAAGTTACAGTGAACACATCACTAAAAACTATTGAAAATTAAGCAATTCCTTATCTATTATGAACTCTACACTCTTTCAAGACGTATTGAGTGCTATACACCATAAACACACCGGAAGCCATTTGAGAATAATAAAGATTGTACAAGGAAGAGCTTAATCACATCTATGATAGAAAATGATGACGATAATTGTCATCTTTTATAATTAGGTTTGTatggaaaatattatttttaaaattttctatatatctataattattttttacaattaagtTATAAGCATTTCTGCAGATTTCAATCTAATAAAGCGTTTCAACAATATTATCAACCCAgcactttaaaaaaaaacttaaatatattaaacgTAGCTACCAGCCACTGAAGCTTAGAACTTTGTAAATTCCTATTAATTGGTGATGATAAGGACTTACTTGACAAAAAACAAAAGCATTGAATATCAGAGAGTTCTTCACTTTGATTGCAGGGCGGTTGGGTTCATTCCTCAAACCCAGTAATTTCACACCTTGGAAATTAAGAATAAGCAACACAGAAACTTGATAAATTGCCTGAAAGTTTCCAAACATTACCGACTATTCAGAGACAGCAGAAATAATATGGCATAAGTAATGCATTATATTTTTAGCATTCATCAGTTAGTTGTTTGCGGCTTGGttcacataaatttaaaatcccTGCCAGCTTCAATGCAACAGGAGTGTCACTACATGAGAAACAGAATTCACCTGTATCAGCAGATTCCTCCACATAATATTTGATACAAGCGGTTCACTGTGCAAAAAACAGATACTGTCAATTTTATAAcacaaaccataaaaaaaaaatacactacaTCTGCTCTTCCCATAATGGAGTTTAACAGTAGGTCCATTCATTGTACATAAGTGCATTTATTTGAAATCCATGCAAGGATGATAAATTCAGCAATCAGTAGGATCTTTATAGCTTTTGGTGATTATTTTCACAGTGATTCACAAAGCCTTTTACCGCAACAATGTGTTTTTACTTACTGTATATGCACCCTGATGTTTTGGTATTTTGTGAATGATATATAACTTTGACCTTGTACTTTGTTCtatctttaattttctttcttccactAAACAAATACtaagaacaaagaaaaattacCGTCTTCCCATTGGAAGCTGACCCATTAGGGAATCAGTTGGTGGTTCAGTTGCCAAGGCCAATGCTCCAAGAGTATCCATGATAAGATTTACCCAGAGAAGCTGTTAAGAAATTAAGGAAGGACTTGTTCATAAGGTTGGCCTCCTAAATAAATGAGGGAGCGCCAAGCAGTTAGTGACAAACAGAAAACGAACCTGTACTGTATTTAGTGGGATGTCACCTGTGGAAAATGCAGCAACAACATTTATAGCAAGTGCAGCTATATTGACTGTAAGCTGAAACTGGATAAATTTCTGAATATTTGCATATACAGACCGCCCCCATTTGACAACCTGAATTGGCGAGAGATATTGAAAGGTGGTACCACTCATGATTCAAACATCTATTCGTAATCAGCTTACACGAAATAATGAGGCTGTGGAATGCACcttaatactaaaaaaatctCTCACAACAGcatcaaaaaattataactatgcATTTCAATTAGAACCAGAAATAGTCCTTCAAGAGGGATGCCTTAAGCATGCATCATTGAGTGAGAATACTTCCAACATCTCTCAAATAAGAAATGAGGACTAACCTTCACAACCGAAGCAAAATTGTCATCCAAAATAATGATATCGGAGCTCTCTTTAGCAACTTCTGTTCCTTGTATACCCATTGAAAGACCAATATCGgcctaaaaatacaaaaatagagTCACGAACACAActatgaaaacaaaaactagattatataatttaaacaaaaatttgcCTCAGAACAATATAGCCTATTTGAATATAAAACTGACATAGCAACAATTTTGGCAACAGTTATATTGTATTACTATAATTACTGCCATCATCTTAACATGTATCTATGATAAAAGTATAAGCATATGCCCCAAAAACATAAGAAACGCCTTTCAAACCTCGTGTAGTGCGGGAGCATCATTTGTTCCATCTCCAGTTACAGCCACAACATGCCCCTTCCTCCTCAATGCTTGCACAAGCAAAAGCTTGTCATTAGGAGATGACCGTCCCATAACctataacatcaatatacactCAATCTTACAGACAAAACAGTTACCCCACTAAGGCTATTATAGTTGTTGGATTCTACCAATATGCTGTCAACAATTTGTGCTCTCCCTTCATCTGTCAAGGCACGAAATCTTTTTCCTTCAATGATGATTGGCTCTGTAGCTTCAGAGACTGAACCAAGAATTCCACATTCCACAGCTATTGCTTTTGCAGTTTTGACATTGTCACCAGTGACCATTTTTACCTGGGATTAAAGATCCAACCAAGCAAATTAGTACTTCCCATAAGGAGAAAACTGCACATGCCTTGCATACTCCATTTCTTAACCTAAATAGTGTTGATTTTGCAGGATAGGGAAGTTTAGATGAACCTATAATAGAAAAATTGGCCAACACATTTTTGTCATACCAAAAGCAACGATAtggttttatatattaaaacaaatcaaGTCACAGAAGACATCTTAATCCATCTTTTTGCCTCTATCTAATAATTAATGCATTAGGTTGACTGTGAACTTTGCTAAAATAAGCTAAAAAGAgcttatttttatacatttctCTATGAAGCTTATTGAAATAAGCTCTTACAAACTCCCCTTTAGAATAgattatttttagtaaaaactaAATAGTTTTCGCAGAATTTATCCTGAggaatgaattttattttttgcaaaaTAAATCATTGTCTCTATAAAAGTCATCAGTGGGTGAAACATTGGCCACTTAGCAGCACAAATAGGGTCCTGTAACATGTTATAATTGTCTCAACGACCTAAGCCTCTTAATGGAACAAAATGACTTTCCACATCAAAAGCATGTATAGATATACCTTAACCCCAGCCTTTTGGCAAAGCTGCACTGCATCTTTGACCCCAGGTCGACAAGGATCCTGCATTTCAACGCATAATTGGCATAAAACAAATTGTAAGAAAATACTGAAAAGATAGAAATCAACATGTAGAAGTCATGCAACAAAGTGTAGGCCCTTTAAGAATTACTATGACTCTAAACAAGATATACCAGATAAAGAATGACAAATTGAGCAAATTATAGATAATAGCTGTACCGTCATTCAACACAACTAAAAATATGTGAGTAATAACATATAAGTCAAGAATACAATCAGGATGTTATAATACTGGAAACAAGACAAAGATGACAATGCATTACGACCGAAGGGTATTTTGCTTGGAAGAATGAGGGGAGGATAGACAAAATATCTAGTTTTGACAGGTACATAAGTTAGTAAGAAAAATACATAGGGGAATGCAAGGGAAGAGGATCGTTCTGAGAAGATAACATTTATGAACGGATCAGTAGCTCTATTGTGAAAGAGGAAACCCCTAGAAGGAGGATTTCTCCTTGTTCATTAAGTTTCATATACCAATAACAGCTCCTTTCcattatttctttcattctttctgtACACTCTCTCATTCGTGGGCTCGCAACTCCATGACAATCTAATTTCTAGTGGAAATATTACCTTCAGGCCAATAATAGCCAATAAAAAAAGATCATCCTCTGGTAATGACCAGTGAGCAAGTTCTTCACCAGTTGGAACATTCTCCCTTTCAAATGATCTAAATGCAATCGCAATACACCGTAGACTATCAGCAGCCATATGTTCAATaacctttttaaaatatgacATCTGCGAGCCAGGAAAATTTTACTTAAGAACATTATCAAAATCAGTCAAAAACAAGTATCAAATGGCATCCAACAGTTCATCTAATAGTTGTACCAGCTGTCGTTTCATTAGTGTATGTTACAATAAAAGATAGGGAAAAACTGGATACAGAATTGAAAAACTTAGCACAAAAATGGTAATCAGATAAGGTttccaaaagaaaattttaattgggAGGAATAACCAATGCCTTTGCTTAAATACGgatctaaatatttaattatttactcaAACCTTCTCTTCATCCATCTCCACCAGTTGATCATTAACATCAATATACCCTGTACAGCATCCAAGGACTATCTCAGCCGCACCTTTCCAATGTATATGGATTTCAGAGTCTGTCTGCGGAGTGGTCTGGatgaaaaacaacatataaacaTCGGCATATGGTATATTAGCTACCAAATAACATATCAGTTTAGAACAGAAGAAAAAGTGTAcgcatttaaattaaaatgccAATAAATTATTACCATCTGTATTGCAACTCCTCCTCGCTTTTTGTCTGAATTAAAGGGGAAGACATGGACAACTGATGATTGTGATCTGACATCATCAAAATGCATCCCAAGCTGAAATTTGATCTAAGAGTTAACTAGATATAATTGCATAACGCTCATTAAAATGAAGTCCAAATTTTAAGTTTCAAAACAGACCTTAATTCCCCACTCTAAAATTGCCCTTTCTGTTGGTGATCCAGAAATCTCAATATCATTACCACTCTATCACAAATagaattattcaaaaattaGTAGAACCAGTCagttatgaaattattattggAAGGGAACTCAACAAAGTAAAACCTCTTTATCATACCTCAGGGACATAAACACTTCCATTAGTGTTCTGCACAACACCTTCAAACAGCAAAGACCGTAGCATACCAGACAACTGGTCTGGTGTATGATCAGGAGTTATCTTCCCACCAATGCAAGCCTCAACCACAGTCATCTATCTCAGAAATttggtgaaattaaaatttgttggacacattattattttcatcataaacTATTTCGAAATATTCacccaaaatatatagccacTGGTCAACCTTCACACACACCATAGTTTATATTCTTGTtcgttaaatttatttttaactcctAATCTTACATGTTGTGTTTCCTACTTGACATAAGCTGGGAAACAGATACGCCAgaatagaattaaaatattgCAACAAGTGCTCTCCAGCAAGTATAATTTACTTagaacaaatattataaaaaaggtttaagcacTGAATAACAACTAACCTGATTCATAGTCAATGTTCCAGTCTTATCACTGCAGATGGTTGTGGCCGACCCCATTGTCTCACAGGCAGAGAGCCTCCTCACCTGCAAATCAATGTGTTATATTATACAGCATTTTCAAATAGATACTGAAATTCAatagaacaaacaaaaattggCATACCAAAGCTTTATCCGCcatcatttttttcattgagTAGGCAAGTCTGTAAAATAGTTGATGAGAAAGAGTAACACCTCATTAAAATACGAAAGAGCACATTGAAAATGTAAAATGGATAGAATGGAGATAATGAAAGCATCATATAatgataagaaaataatatttaaattaaaattaaaaaaccataAGACAGAAAATCTACATTGGACCAATATTTGgcacaataatttaaagaaataaggataaaatctataaatcaaattaaagtACTTTAAATCATATCCATTAAAAGTGGGTAAAATGAGACTTACGTTAAGGTAACGGCTAAAGGCAACCCTTCAGGCACTGCAACCACTACAATGGTGACCTACATATTCAACACATTACAATCACCTTATAGTTATCAACATTAAATTCTGTGAAAGGATGCGAATATTTATCTATAAATCGATCACACACGATCAGCCATTTTAGTAATTCTAAATGCACATACCGCAACAGTGAATATCTTGATCACTCCATCAATAGCATCACCAACTTTGGTTTTGCCCGCTATAAATTGAACACTTCCATCTGGGTTTCTAGTATGCCCAGAGAAATACCTGTGTTTGCATGTTGCCATTCAGGgacatgtaaaaaataaaaaagtttaaaaaataaaactatgatAAAGTGCAAATTATCCACTTCAACTTTTACCGTTTGGCAAATAGCCCTGCCCTTTCACAGTCGACAATCAACATGATATAACTTtcaatagaaaataataaatttcaataattaactcaataaatagaaaatttccCGTATTTCCAAACTTTGACTTTTATCCAAATGAGTTAGAAGAGAAGAAGACGGACATTGAAGTTTTAAGTAGGTTAATTTGAAATTCCAAGAATGTTAACAAAATTCGATAAAGGGTCAGCCTTAAAGAAAATCGATTTAAACTAAAACACATTTAGATCATAGAAAGGAACATATAGAAACCTGGCCAGTAGTACTATCAGAACGATAACAGCCACAGAGAGTCCAACAATACCAATTAAGGTAGCGAGACCATTTAAGCGTACCTACATTGAGAACTTTATACAGGTAAACATAATATTGGAAGCAGGAACTAAAAACAAACTGCATGTAAAAAAGGGACCTGCAAAGGTGTTTCTTCACCATTGTCTTCTGAAATGCTAGCCATCAGAAGCCCCCATTCAGTATTAATACCAACAGCCGTTACCTGAGGAAGGAAAGCaaccaacaaaaagaaaaatagaaaaaaatcgTTAATCAATAAAATAGATGACtgaatctaaaaaaaaatcaattattgaaAGAAGTGCACTACAATTTAATCCATGTTTCACCAATCTAATTTCCCTCTGCCTGTTGTTTTCAAAAATAAACAGAGGCTAGAATCTCTTCCTGACCAGTATGCACTAGATGAACAATTGACACCATTTCAGAGTGACTTctccagaaaaagaaaaatgaaaaatttacttATAGATCCAACTAGGAAAAGCTTCTACCATTTTGGTTAAACACcattttagtttatgaaaaatttgaagtaaTTATGGAACcttaaaagatgaaaatgagaatCAACTTTGTTCTTTTTAGCAATTAAAttgatgtaaaaaaaaagactaaatccatccatttttcattttttcaagGACTGGTATGGTCCACCTCAAACCTTTCAAAGACCAAAATGGTGTTTCAAATGTTTTTGGGCCCTTGGGGACAATTCCCCATCTAAGGACCACTTTTtggttatatattaattatatcaaCAACACTTTGGAGACTCCttacttttgtaaataaaatcaaGACAGGACAATTGCAAAATATAGAAGGGAAAATGAAAGTCCAAAATTTACCAGCATAGTTCCATTGCCATCTGCAACTTTACATCCAGAAATCAGAAAAGGATCGTTAGAATTTTTTTCGAcctgaaaaaaattattatccaCTTAGGAAGAACTGAGCAGTAACTAAACTTATTCTCCACAAGATAGAAATAAACACTAACAATTTTGCTCTCCCCGGTCATACTTGATTCATCAATTGCAAGAGAGTGACCAGAGATCAAAACTCCATCAGCGGGGACCTAGAAAAGATCAGTTAAGAACTAAATAACAAGAAATGAAACTATTAGGTTAGGTGTGAGATTATGCAAAAATGGGAAAAGAAATACCTGGTTACCAATGTTAAGGGGTATAACAtcaccaacaacaacatcataTATGGAGATCTCAACTCTTCTACCATCTCGAATGACCTTTTCGAGAACAAATCAAAACCCAAATTTAaagatatatgatatttatgataacaatagtaataataataataaagtacgTCTATGCCAGAAATATACCTCCAAATGAATGTTTCTCTTGTGCTCATTTAGATCTTGAAACTGAAGAGACTGCTTATAATCACTTATAGCTACAAAAGAGGAGGAGAAACAAACAAGGATATTTTGCACATCAAAGGGGAATATTATAGCTATTATGATAAACAACCATAACAAATGACAAAGTTGATCATGGTCAACAAATGCATTTATATAAAATGGAAAATTCAGAAGCAGAATCTCAATACCTGTAACAAGAATAACAAGAATAACTGCAAAAGCAATGCTTCCCCCATCATACCATCCTTCCTGGATACCCTGAAACAATTAATTCTGAAGATGAACCTAATTCTTAGCATTAACAGAAAAATACTAGTAATACCGAATTATGAAGGAATGaatgaaatgataaataaaaaaaaggaacacTAAAGGTCAAAAGAATTTGTTGTTGGCACAACAAtacattaatcaaataaaaagcaGATGAGCCTGGCATATAGATGATATCATGTTACTAGCATAAGAGCTACTAAGCTAACAGAAAGTTTGTACACCAGAAATCAATATATTGAACAAAAAGGAAACGAAAACTATCTAGCATGCAACTGACACTATCAAACAATACCAAAAAGGAAGAATTACAATGAAATGGGCAATATGACAGCACGCAGTGGGAGGATTAATTTTTGTTAGCAGGCTGAATTAATGAAGGCAGGAAACTACAGTAATTAGTGACTGATAGTACAGGACATTAATAATTCCATgcattttttaatgaaaaacagtGTAAGTTTGGAATCAGACTGTCTACTCTACCTGAAAGGACAAACTACTAAAACTTTATCATCACATAAAAGCACAGAATTGTTTCACAACTTTTGATATGATCTTGAAGGGTTCAACATAATTTTAGGTTCTCttggttatttttattgttattagttaAGTGGTTGAATGGTCACATGGCAAGATAAAAGATTACATTAAGCGTAAATATTGATGAGAAAACAGAACGAGAATCATTCTAATATTCAGTTTGGAGAAAGTTATTGACCGTCACACTcaagaaagatgagaaggtgaGTAATTAGTCATGGAGTCAAATGCTGCAAGTTATCCTAATAAGATCAAATTTGGGTACTCATACCTCAGAACTCCATAAATTCTCACAAAGGAAAATTTTTTTTCAGAATTCAAAATTTCCCTCATTGAATTACAAGTATGTCCTTTTATAGGCTAAATTATGTAAGACCCTTTAAATTTCACATCCTTCTCACGTGACCATTCAAccacttaataaaaaaaaacataataaaaattacaaagaaaaccaaaataaCATCAGCCCCATTAAGATCATATCACTTTCACAACCAATCTCACCTCAGATTTTATCCCCAGTGCTAATGAAGCCATTGCAGCTACCATTAGAATAATCAAGGTCAAATCCTTGCAAGCATCCCACATAAACGACTAAGgcaacaaaaacaacaacatcAGTACAACAACCCTCCAATAAAAAGAGGTGTTATCAAATGCTTAATGTGCACAAAATTTACCAAAAAATTTCTTCCAGACTTTCGAGGGTAGTTGTTGGAACCAAATGCATTCCTCCGTATTAACAAGTCAGCATCATCACCTCGAATTCCCTTCTCTAAATTGcttttcaataaatttgatAACCCTACAACCTTATTAAGTGATTCAGAAGAATCAAGTGAATATGATGACTCTAATcaatataattacatataaaagaaaatcattctTATTACACTTACCCCTTCACATTCCCGCAGAGTAGTAGTGTCTCGGTCCCTTGAAATTGAAGAAAGTTGTTCTTGTCCAATTGAAAATTCTCCAGTGGAGTTCAAATGAGGTTTTATAGTTCCAAGTCCTAGCAGTTAAAAGCACCGAGCATTGATATTGGAAAGAAAATAGTGTCTACAATTTTAGTATACCAAGGGTAAACTCACTGTAAAAATGATTTAGCAAAGATCTAGGGAGCATCAAGCACCAGCACCACATCAAAGCATTTTCAACTTTGGTATTTAAGTTTAGaattaagataatattataaacacCTTTTATCATTGTGAAATAGGATAGCACTAGAATCTCCAAATGATATATATGTCCAAGGCTTGataatcacaaaaataattgGATATATCAAGCAAACAATTTAGAATTAAGGTAATAATACACACTTTTTATAATCATAAATTGGTAAGACCATTACAAATCTCTGTAATAGTAATCTTTAAACATTACCTATGCTTAAAACTAACATGCAAATAATGTATAGcaacaaaacaacataaaaggGAATGGACAAGTCATAAAACTACAATTGACGTCCTAAAGGAAGTTGATCTGCTAAAAGGATAATTGGTTCACATTAAACAAAATGTCAGACACAATACTTAGAATGATTATCGGTTAAAACCatatatgtcaaaaatatttccGTACTTGACTTCTAAGCTAAAGGTTTTTCAGACACACGTAGCAACTGGCATGAATATTAGGCCATTAACGTTAAAAGGGCTTATCAAGAGAGACCAGTGATACCCGGCACATATTATTTCAGACTTTTTCCATACCATTATGCTGCTAATCAGGTGATAGTAAACCAGACTAAAGCAACCTTTCTTTATGAGCAAAAGTAGTACAAAGGTACAAACCCTATTGATTTTGTTCACAAACTACTAGAACAGGCAACATTCATGGCCAAACTGACTGAATACAGAACTCATGCATATTAGCAGAAcaagaaatcaaagaaaatgatacacaagataagtaaaaacattgagagtaaattttataaattgcaGAACaagaatgaaatatatttacaaCAAGTGTTTTTAACAATATAGGAGACAGAGTAAGTTCTAAATTGGAAAACTACTGTGAATTACTAGTGCACTACAATTTTTACACATAATAGTGAAAACAATCTAGTGACTCACCATTCAATTGCCCAGCTTCCTTGAATCGATATGCAGCCTAATAGAGTAAATTAGTTAATTAGTATACTTAACACATGTAACATGAGAAATAATAAAGAAGTCAATTGAAGAATCGAACTTGAATGGCCCGTGTATGCACTATAACAATTCTTAatactctcttcttttcttcttctttctttaagTCCAAGGTGTACCGAAATCGGCGAGAAGCATTGAGCACCAGTGCCGCTTGCTGAAACACCAAAGGAATTATTCGTCTCGTCATTGAACAAAACATTGGGTCCCAAGgataaaaattaaatgcatGTCAAAAATAGCCATATACAAGTAGCAATTGATGCTAACACAGTTATTATAAAATAGAACTCTAATACTGCAGAAACAGTGAACAAAGGAGGCTTCAAATCCCTGGTGCAAGATCAAGAAAATGCGCTGTATTGTGTCTTGAGccattgtaaataaaatatatcttgaaTGTTCAAACCAGCATGAAAAAGACAATCATTAAGTGTCTATTACGACCAAACTACCAGAACTGTAGTGATAGTAATACTTATTATCTTGTCCAAACAGAACTTTTTTCCCCCGTGAAATGTTAAACCCTTCTATTAATTGAATGATTTCTTTACTCCTGCAACATCTGAAAATTTCAAATGCCAGAAGAATTGAAAATTAACTATAAagatttcattaaatattacCGTTCTTTTGTCCcattaataaaagttatatttatccATCTATATTTTGCAATGGGCAAAAATATAGAAACCCAGCAATTTGCATTAGTCATTTGGAGTTCAAATTTATTACCCTAACAGAATCTCAAAACCCTAAGTCTAATCCAagtcttcttaaactgtccacctaagaaaaaattagaatttgggaAACACAAGGAAGGCATTTCAGATCAAAatgaattaaaccaaaattttcaGACTGGATCTCCCAATAAGGGCATAAGCACTTTATCCTTCTATAACCTTTACAAGAAACATAAGGACTGATCCCAATGTAGCTTCCAAATTGGCTATTGTTCCCATTATCTAGCGACCAGAAAACAAGGGATCCAATTTGTCTTCAACCATAAGTGtctaaataataacaaaaatatgtccTCCCTCTTTGACTCCCTCCATACATATCAGTGGTTGTtgataaaaatttgaaatggaTGCAATATAATCTTCAATCAATATATTATGCTACCAAGCACAGCTGGCGTTCGTGCACAAAATCAAAGACTCAAAGCAGGTCTTTCTGCCTCTCAAGTACTTTTTCCAAACATATGAGGTGGGGTTAAACCCTCACTACCGAGGTTCTCTAGAAAGATTAAGAACTGAGCTTTTTGATGTTGCTGTTTATAGATAGTAAGAATCCTGAACTGCCGCTGGTAGTCCTGACAATACCTCAAATATGTTATTTGCAAGTACAGAAAGGTATTCAAAGTAATACTTCCAATGACACACTTTGGAATACTGTGTTTTGGAAGAGATTCACAAGATGTTCAAAACAATACTGAAGATCCCAAAACTGTGCTAATTGGAATGTGTACTGTGTTGTCTTCAATACTCTAATAATCCACTAAAAACTGTTGTTAGAAATGTTGAGTCTTTGGCAACAAAAATTCAATCAGCTCCTTGTCTTTATACTAATATTGTATATTTGTATCCGTCCGCTCCATAGAAAGAA contains:
- the LOC108322717 gene encoding calcium-transporting ATPase 8, plasma membrane-type, which produces MSFSKGYPGSQTLGDIEAGSPTGCSDDFGDGDFSADPFDVTRTKNAPVQRLRRWRQAALVLNASRRFRYTLDLKKEEEKKRVLRIVIVHTRAIQAAYRFKEAGQLNGLGTIKPHLNSTGEFSIGQEQLSSISRDRDTTTLRECEGVVGLSNLLKSNLEKGIRGDDADLLIRRNAFGSNNYPRKSGRNFLSFMWDACKDLTLIILMVAAMASLALGIKSEGIQEGWYDGGSIAFAVILVILVTAISDYKQSLQFQDLNEHKRNIHLEVIRDGRRVEISIYDVVVGDVIPLNIGNQVPADGVLISGHSLAIDESSMTGESKIVEKNSNDPFLISGCKVADGNGTMLVTAVGINTEWGLLMASISEDNGEETPLQVRLNGLATLIGIVGLSVAVIVLIVLLARYFSGHTRNPDGSVQFIAGKTKVGDAIDGVIKIFTVAVTIVVVAVPEGLPLAVTLTLAYSMKKMMADKALVRRLSACETMGSATTICSDKTGTLTMNQMTVVEACIGGKITPDHTPDQLSGMLRSLLFEGVVQNTNGSVYVPESGNDIEISGSPTERAILEWGIKLGMHFDDVRSQSSVVHVFPFNSDKKRGGVAIQMTTPQTDSEIHIHWKGAAEIVLGCCTGYIDVNDQLVEMDEEKMSYFKKVIEHMAADSLRCIAIAFRSFERENVPTGEELAHWSLPEDDLFLLAIIGLKDPCRPGVKDAVQLCQKAGVKVKMVTGDNVKTAKAIAVECGILGSVSEATEPIIIEGKRFRALTDEGRAQIVDSILVMGRSSPNDKLLLVQALRRKGHVVAVTGDGTNDAPALHEADIGLSMGIQGTEVAKESSDIIILDDNFASVVKVVKWGRSVYANIQKFIQFQLTVNIAALAINVVAAFSTGDIPLNTVQLLWVNLIMDTLGALALATEPPTDSLMGQLPMGRREPLVSNIMWRNLLIQAIYQVSVLLILNFQGVKLLGLRNEPNRPAIKVKNSLIFNAFVFCQVFNEFNARKPYSFNIFKGVTRNYLFMGIVLITVVLQIVIIEFLGKFTKTVKLNWKLWLISVIIAFISWPLAVVGKLIPVPKAQLSNGVRTFFEKFKKTES